The following is a genomic window from Bordetella sp. H567.
TTCGCCGACTACACGGCGGCGGTCGACCGTGCCCGGCCCGCGGTCAACGTAGCGGCGCTGATCGGCCACACCGCCCTGCGCAACAACCACATGGATCGCCTGGACCGCGTCGCCACGCCGACGGAAATCGCGGCGATGCGCGCGCAGCTGCGCGACGCGCTGGCGCACGGCGCCATCGGCCTGAGCACGGGCCTGGCGTACGCGTCGGCCTTCCATGCCAGCACGGACGAGGTCAAGGCGCTGGCCCAGGCGCTGGACGAGTTCGGCGCGCTGTACACCACGCACCTGCGCTCCGAATTCGCCGAGATCCTAGAGGCCATGCAGCAAGCGTACGACGTCGCCCGCCATGCGCGCGTGCCGGTGGTGATCTCGCACCTGAAATGCGCGGGCGCGGGCAACTGGGGGCGCACGACGGAAGTCCTGGCCAGCCTGGAAAGCGCCGGCCGCCTGCAGCACGTCGGCTGCGACTGCTATCCCTATTCCGCCAGCTCCTCCACGCTGGACCTGAAGCAGGTCACCGACGATTTCGACATCGACATCACCTGGTCCACGCCCCACCCCGAACAGGCCGGCCGCAAGCTGGCCGATATCGCACGCGACTGGAGCCTGCCCCTGATGGAGGCCGCGCGCCGGCTGCAGCCCGCCGGCGCGGTGTATCACGGCATGCGCGAGGACGACGTGCGCCGCGTGCTCGCGCACAAGCTGACGATGATAGGGTCGGACGGCCTGCCCAACGATCCGCATCCCCATCCCCGCCTGTGGGGGGCCTTCCCCCGCGTGCTGGGCCACTACAGCCGCGACGTCGGCCTGTTCCCGCTGGGCGAGGCCGTGCACAAGATGACCGGCCTGTCGGCCGCGCGCTTCGGCCTGCGCGATCGCGGGCTGATACGCGAAGGCAACTGGGCGGACCTGGTATTGTTTGACCCGGATACGGTCATGGACCGCGCCACCTTCGACACGCCGCTGCAGACGTCCGCCGGTATCGAGGGCGTGTGGGTCAACGGCGCGCTTTCGTATTGGCAAGGGACGGCGACAGGCGACCGCGCCGGCCGTTGGCTGCCCCGGCAGGGCGACCTGCGTGGCGGCTTCCCGCTATTCACCGCCTGAACCTCGATAGACAAGGAGCCCTCGATGAGCGACACACCGAAACCCGACGCGAACGGCATCACCCGCTACGGCGCGGCCGGCAGCGCCGGCGGCGGCGGCACCCATATGCCTTTTTCCAGTGCTGTCGCCGCGGACGGCTGGCTGTACGTGTCCGGCCAGGTCCCCATGGATGACGGCGAGGTCGTCGAAGGCGGCATCGTCCCACAGGCGCACAAGGCCATCCAGCAGCTCATGGCCATCCTGGCGGAAGCGGGCTACGGGCCGGAACACGTGGTGCGCTGTGGCGTCTGGCTGGCCGACGCGCGGGACTTCGCATCCTTCAACAAGGTATTCAAATCCTACTTCGGCCAGAACCCGCCGGCGCGCGCCTGCGTGGAATCGCGGCTGGTGGTGGACGCGAAGGTGGAGATCGACTGCGTGGCGTATAGACGGTAACCCCCCCGAAGCGCTGCGCGCTTCCCCCCCAGGGGGGCGACGCCAGCGGACCGGCGGAGCCGGATCCGCGGCGTCCCGGGTCGGGCGGCACCTGTTTCTTGAGACGCGGGCTTTGCTTGGGATGGATGAAACCCACCCCCGAAGCGCTACGCGCTTCCCCCTCAAGGGGGCGACGCTGGAGGACCGGCGAAGCCGGATCCTCGGCGTCCCCGGTCGGGTGGCACCTGTTTCTTGCGAGCGCTGATAGGCAGTGATAGCGTCGGGGTCGTAACGCCGGTCAGACTTGGCTTGGGGGGTCGCCGAACTCGTCCAGCAGGCGGCCGATCAAGGGGTTGCGCGCATCGCGCCGGCTGACGCCATAGGCGTCGGAACGGGCGCGCGCGCCGGCCAGCGGCCGGAACACCGCGCCGCGCAAGGCCGAATGCCGCAGCGCTTGTGGTACCAGCGCCACCCCCAATCCCTGCGAAACCAGCGACACCACGGCCAGCCAGTGGCGCGCCTCGTGCCGCACCTGCGGGCGAAATCCCGCCTCGGCGCAGATCGACAGGATACGGTCATGATAATCGGGCGATACGCCTTGCGCGAACAGCACCAGGGACTGGTCGCGCAGTTCCGCCGGGCGCACGCTGGTCTTGCGCCCCAGCGGATGCCGCGCCGGCAGGCAGCACACGAAGGGCTCCGACACCAGCAGGCGGCTTTCCAGTTCTTCCGGCATGCGGCTGGTATGCACGAAGCCCAGGTCCAGGCCGTTGTGCATGAGTTCGGTGATCTGCTCGCCTGAATTCATTTCCGTCAGCTTGATGCGCACGCCCGGATAACGCGCCTGGAAGCCGCGCAGGGCCTGCGGCAAGCCGCGGTACAGCATAGCGCCGACGAAGCCGATGCGCAGGCTGCCGATCAGGCCCGCGGCCGCGTCGCGCGCTTCCAGCGCCGCTTCTTCCGCCTGCGCCAGGATCTTGCGCGCCGACAGGCGCATGGCCTGGCCGGCGGGTGTCAACCGCACTTCCTTGCTGTTGCGTTCGAACAGGCGCGCGCCGATGCTGTCTTCCAGCTGCCGTATCGCGACCGACAGGGGTGGCTGCGAAATCGCCAGCCGCGCGGCGGCACGGCCGAAGTGCAATTCTTCGGCCAGCACGGAGAAATAGCGCAGATGCCGTAGCTCCATGGCGATGCGTAAAAATTGTTCCGGTTTCGACGATATACAACTCGAATCGTACAAGACATATTCGATATTGGATACCTATCAATACCCCCCCTTAGAATGCCCGCCATAACCCTATAAGGAGACACCGGCATGCAGGCAGCCGCTCAACATCCCGTACCGGACCGCCGCGGCGACAATTTCTACGCCAGCGACGATCAGCTCCAGGCCTTGCTGCCCCTGTACCTGCCGGCTGACCTGCTGCGGCACATGACGCCCCACTTCGCGCGGCTGGGCGAACTGGCGGGCGGACGGATCGACGAACTGGCGGGCCTCGCGGACCGCAACCCGCCCACCTTGCAGATGCGCAGCCGCAGCGGCCTGGACGAACAGCGCGTGCTCAAGCACCCGGCCTATGTGGAAATGGAACGCTTGGCGCTTAGCGAGTTCGGCCTGGGCGCGATGTCGCATCGCACCGAGACGCTGGGCTGGCGCGGCCCGATGCCCGCCATCGTCAAATACGTCCTGACCTTCCTGTTCGTCCAATCCGAATTCGGCCTGTGCTGCCCCGTCTCCATGACGGATTCGCTCACGCGAACCTTGCGCAAGTTCGGCGATCCCCAGCTGGTGCAACGCTATCTGCCCCGCCTGACTTCGCTGGATTTCGATGAACTGGCCCAGGGCGCGATGTTCATGACCGAACAGGGTGCGGGCTCGGACATCGCGGCGACCGCCACCTGGGCGCGCCACGACGATAACGGCGACTGGCGCCTGTATGGCGATAAATGGTTCTGCTCCAATCCCGATGCGGACCTGGCGATGGTGCTGGCACGCCCGGAAGGCGCGCCGGACGGCCTGAAGGGCGTTTCGCTGTTCCTGCTGCCGCGCCGCCTGGAAGACGGCAGCGCCAACCACTACCGCATCATCCGCCTGAAGGACAAGCTGGGCACCCGTTCGATGGCCAGCGGCGAGATCCGCCTGGAAGGCGCCGTCGCCTATCTGGTCGGCGAACCGGGACGAGGCTTCGTGCAGATGGCGGATATGGTCAACAACTCGCGCCTGTCCAACGGCGTGCGGGCGGCGGGCCTGATGCGCCGCGCGGTGGCCGAGGCGGAATTCGTCGCGCGCGAACGCCGCGCCTTCGGCCGCGCGCTGCAGGACATGCCGCTGATGCGCCGCCAGCTGGACAAGTTGCGCGTGCCCGCCGAACAGGCGCGCACGATGGTGTTCCAGACGGCCCAGGCCCTGGCCCGCTCCGATGCCGGCGAGCCGGATGCCTATGCGCTGCTGCGCATCCTGACGCCCCTGATCAAGTTCCGCGCCTGCCGCGACGCGCGCAAGGTCACCGGCGACGCCATGGAAGTACGCGGCGGCTGCGGCTATATCGAGGAATGGAGCGACCCGCGCCTGCTGCGCGACGCCCACCTGGGATCCATCTGGGAAGGCACCAGCAACATCGTGGCGCTGGACGTGATGCGCGCCGTCAAGCGGGAAAATTCGTTGCCGGTATTGAAGGCCCACAACCAGGCGCTGCTGGATCGCGCGGGCCTGGCGCCGGCCTACGCCCAGGCGCTGCGCCAGGCGCTGGAGGGCGCCTGCGCGCTGGCCGAGGCCGCGGCGCGCGACGGCGGCGACGTCCTTGCGCGCCAGGCGGCGTCGGCGCTATACCACTGCACCAGCGCGATCGCCATGAGCTGGGAAGCCTCGTCCACCGGCTCGGCGGACCGCCTGCGATGGGCGCAGCTCGCGCTGCGGCATCGCGTGCTGCCGCGCGACCCTTTGTCGCCCGACGAGCTGCCCGCTTCATGGCGCTGAATATTCCGGCCTCCCGGCATCCGATGCCATCGCCCTATTCGCTGTATTCGCTGTATTCGCCGTATACGTTGCCTACCGTCATGGCATGACGGCATTACTACAACAACACCGGAGACAAACCGTGCACAAGCGCACCTTCCTGACCCTGCTGCCCGCGGCCTGCGCCGCCCTGGCGACCCTGGCCGCCGCGCCCGTCCACGCCGACACTTTTCCGTCCAGGCCGCTGACCCTGGTGATTCCCTATCCTCCCGGCGGCCCCACCGACGCCATGGGCCGTACCCTGGCCACGGAAATCTCGCACTATCTGCCGCAGCCCATGATCGTGGAGAACCGTGCCGGCGCCAACGGCAACATCGGCGCCGAATACGTCGCACGCGCCCAGCCCGACGGCTACACGCTGATGTTCGGCACGTCCGGCCCGCTGGCGATCAACGCCAGCCTGTACAGCCAGATCAACTACGACCCGGTCAAGAGCTATGCTCCGGTCATTCACGTCGGCTACCTGCCCAACATCCTGGTGGTCAACCCCAGCATCCCGGCCAAGACGGTGCCCGAACTGGTCGCCTATTCCAGGAACCACCCGGGCAAGCTGGCATTCGCCTCGTCAGGCACCGGCGCATCCTCGCACCTGGCCGGCGTGATGTTCAACGCGATGGCCGGCACGGACTTCCTGCATATTCCCTACAAGGGCACGGGCCCCGCGCTGAACGACCTGCTGGGCGATCACGTCGCCATGAGCTTTACCGACGTGCTGACCGCCAAACCCTTCGTGGAGTCCGGCAAGCTGCGTGCGCTGGGCGTCACCACGGCGCGCCGGTCGCGCGCCCTGCCCGATGTCCCCACCGTTGCCGAACAAGGCTATCCCGGCTACGACGTCAGCGTATTCTTCGGCATCGTGGCGCCCGCCGGCACGCCGCCGGATCGCATCGCCGCGCTGAACAAAGCCTTCGTGCAGGCCCTCGATTCCGAGAAGGTGAAGGCGCTGTTCGCCTCGCAGGGCCTGGAGGCCGCGCCCGACCACACACCGCAGGCGCTGGGCGCCTTCATCGCGGAAGAAAAGTCCAAGTGGGCCAAGGTGATCAAGTCGTCCGGCATTCCGCTGAACTGACACGGGCGCATCCGGAGCAGCCATGACCTCTACCCCCACCGCCGGCGCGTTGGCCGGCATCCGCGTCCTGGATATCTCGCGCATCCTGGGCGGCCCCTACTGCGGCCAGATACTGGGCGATCACGGCGCCGACGTGCTGAAAATCGAGCCGCCGCAGGGCGACGACACGCGCACCTGGGGCCCACCCTTCAAGGACGGCGTGGCTTCCTACTACATGGGCCTGAACCGCAACAAGCGGGTTCAGCACCTGGACCTGTCCCAGGCGCAGGGCCGCGAGCGTCTGCTGGAACTGCTCGAACAGGCCGACGTGCTGGTGGAGAACTTCAAGATTGGCACCATGGAGCGCTGGGGCATCGGCTATGACACGCTGTCGCGCCGGTTTCCGCGCCTGATCTGGTGCCGTGTCTCGGGCTTCGGCGCGGACGGCCCCTTGGGCGGCCTGGCGGGCTACGATGCGGCCGTGCAGGCCATGAGCGGCATCATGAGCGTCAATGGCGAAGCCGGCGGCGAACCGCTGCGCGTGGGCCTGCCCGTGGTCGACATGGTCACCGGATTGAACGCCGTCATCGGCGTGCTGCTGGCCCTGCAGGAACGCCATCGCAGCGGCAAGGGCCAGTTCGTGGAAACCACGCTGTACGACAGCGGCCTGTCGCTGCTGCATCCCCACGCGGCCAACTGGTTCATGGACGGACGTACCCCGCGGCGCACGGGCAACGCCCATCCCAACATCTATCCCTACGACACTTTCCGCACCGGCACGGAACCGCTGTTCCTGGCCATCGGCAACGACCGGCAATTCGCCACGTTGTGCGATGTCCTGGGCTGTCCGGATCTGGCGGCGGACCCGCGTTTCGCCACACCGAGCGGGCGGTCGACGCACCGCGCCGAACTGAAGCCATTGCTGGAGCAAGCGCTATCCGGCTTCGACGCCGCCGTCCTGGTCGACCGCCTGATGGCGGCCAACGTCCCCGCCGCGCCCGTACTGGACATGGACGCCGCGCTGAGCCATCCGCACACCGCGCACCGCGAGATGGTCGTACGCATGGGCGAGGACTACCGGGGGCTGGGGGCGCCCGTCAAACTGAGCCGCACGCCCGCCACTTACCGCCACGCCCCGCTGACGCCGGGCACGGACTTCGACGGCGATTGATCACATATTGACCACGTCCACGCCCTTGGGGGGCGTGAACTGGAAGTCTTGCGCGCTGATGCGCGGATTGGGCACGATGTTGGACAGGTCGACACGGGTGGTCTGGCCGAAGGCGTCCAGCAGTTCGATACGCGCGGGCTGGTTGTCCTTGAATCCGATGTCCACGCGCGAGAAGCCCGCGTCCGTGGTGCGTGGCTTGGCGCGCAGCCATTCCAGCCCGTCCTTGGCCGGCAAGGCCGACACATCGAAGGACTGTTCCAGGGAACCGGAGCCGAACAGGATGGCCGCCGGCGAGGTGCCGATCGCCTGGTCCACCTTGCGTACCGTGACTTGCGCCAGGTCCGGATCGTATTGGTAGACCTGCTTGCCGTCCGACACGATCAATTGCTCGTACGGCTTCTGCACGGACCACTTGAACCTGCCGGGCCGCTGGAAGGAAAACGTACCGCTTTGCGGTGGCCGCGGCTGCGACTGCTGTCCGCCGCTGGTGGCCTGGGTGAAGGAGCCGGTGGCCGCCGTCACGGCCGATACGAAGGCGTGCAGCTGTTCCTGCGCCGTGGCGGCATGGGCGGGCAGCCAGGCGCACAGGGCGATGGCGGCGGTGGACGCCAGCGCGGCCACGCGTAGTGATAGCTTGATCATGCTTCCTCTCCCGCGGACGCTGGGACCAGGATTTCGCGGTTGCCGTTGGACTGCATGGCGGAGACCATGCCGGACTGTTCCATTTGTTCCAGCAGGCGCGCCGCGCGGTTGTAGCCGATGCGCAGATGCCGCT
Proteins encoded in this region:
- a CDS encoding N-acyl-D-amino-acid deacylase family protein, whose product is MYDTLIGPVRVLDGSGGAEFQANVALRDGRIAAIGVADDAPARARIDGRRRVLAPGFIDVHTHDDTNVIRTPDMLPKLSQGVTTVVVGNCGISASPVRLRGDVPDPMNLLGQQGDFQYPTFADYTAAVDRARPAVNVAALIGHTALRNNHMDRLDRVATPTEIAAMRAQLRDALAHGAIGLSTGLAYASAFHASTDEVKALAQALDEFGALYTTHLRSEFAEILEAMQQAYDVARHARVPVVISHLKCAGAGNWGRTTEVLASLESAGRLQHVGCDCYPYSASSSTLDLKQVTDDFDIDITWSTPHPEQAGRKLADIARDWSLPLMEAARRLQPAGAVYHGMREDDVRRVLAHKLTMIGSDGLPNDPHPHPRLWGAFPRVLGHYSRDVGLFPLGEAVHKMTGLSAARFGLRDRGLIREGNWADLVLFDPDTVMDRATFDTPLQTSAGIEGVWVNGALSYWQGTATGDRAGRWLPRQGDLRGGFPLFTA
- a CDS encoding RidA family protein, which produces MSDTPKPDANGITRYGAAGSAGGGGTHMPFSSAVAADGWLYVSGQVPMDDGEVVEGGIVPQAHKAIQQLMAILAEAGYGPEHVVRCGVWLADARDFASFNKVFKSYFGQNPPARACVESRLVVDAKVEIDCVAYRR
- a CDS encoding LysR family transcriptional regulator, which encodes MELRHLRYFSVLAEELHFGRAAARLAISQPPLSVAIRQLEDSIGARLFERNSKEVRLTPAGQAMRLSARKILAQAEEAALEARDAAAGLIGSLRIGFVGAMLYRGLPQALRGFQARYPGVRIKLTEMNSGEQITELMHNGLDLGFVHTSRMPEELESRLLVSEPFVCCLPARHPLGRKTSVRPAELRDQSLVLFAQGVSPDYHDRILSICAEAGFRPQVRHEARHWLAVVSLVSQGLGVALVPQALRHSALRGAVFRPLAGARARSDAYGVSRRDARNPLIGRLLDEFGDPPSQV
- a CDS encoding acyl-CoA dehydrogenase family protein, with amino-acid sequence MQAAAQHPVPDRRGDNFYASDDQLQALLPLYLPADLLRHMTPHFARLGELAGGRIDELAGLADRNPPTLQMRSRSGLDEQRVLKHPAYVEMERLALSEFGLGAMSHRTETLGWRGPMPAIVKYVLTFLFVQSEFGLCCPVSMTDSLTRTLRKFGDPQLVQRYLPRLTSLDFDELAQGAMFMTEQGAGSDIAATATWARHDDNGDWRLYGDKWFCSNPDADLAMVLARPEGAPDGLKGVSLFLLPRRLEDGSANHYRIIRLKDKLGTRSMASGEIRLEGAVAYLVGEPGRGFVQMADMVNNSRLSNGVRAAGLMRRAVAEAEFVARERRAFGRALQDMPLMRRQLDKLRVPAEQARTMVFQTAQALARSDAGEPDAYALLRILTPLIKFRACRDARKVTGDAMEVRGGCGYIEEWSDPRLLRDAHLGSIWEGTSNIVALDVMRAVKRENSLPVLKAHNQALLDRAGLAPAYAQALRQALEGACALAEAAARDGGDVLARQAASALYHCTSAIAMSWEASSTGSADRLRWAQLALRHRVLPRDPLSPDELPASWR
- a CDS encoding Bug family tripartite tricarboxylate transporter substrate binding protein, producing MHKRTFLTLLPAACAALATLAAAPVHADTFPSRPLTLVIPYPPGGPTDAMGRTLATEISHYLPQPMIVENRAGANGNIGAEYVARAQPDGYTLMFGTSGPLAINASLYSQINYDPVKSYAPVIHVGYLPNILVVNPSIPAKTVPELVAYSRNHPGKLAFASSGTGASSHLAGVMFNAMAGTDFLHIPYKGTGPALNDLLGDHVAMSFTDVLTAKPFVESGKLRALGVTTARRSRALPDVPTVAEQGYPGYDVSVFFGIVAPAGTPPDRIAALNKAFVQALDSEKVKALFASQGLEAAPDHTPQALGAFIAEEKSKWAKVIKSSGIPLN
- a CDS encoding CaiB/BaiF CoA transferase family protein → MTSTPTAGALAGIRVLDISRILGGPYCGQILGDHGADVLKIEPPQGDDTRTWGPPFKDGVASYYMGLNRNKRVQHLDLSQAQGRERLLELLEQADVLVENFKIGTMERWGIGYDTLSRRFPRLIWCRVSGFGADGPLGGLAGYDAAVQAMSGIMSVNGEAGGEPLRVGLPVVDMVTGLNAVIGVLLALQERHRSGKGQFVETTLYDSGLSLLHPHAANWFMDGRTPRRTGNAHPNIYPYDTFRTGTEPLFLAIGNDRQFATLCDVLGCPDLAADPRFATPSGRSTHRAELKPLLEQALSGFDAAVLVDRLMAANVPAAPVLDMDAALSHPHTAHREMVVRMGEDYRGLGAPVKLSRTPATYRHAPLTPGTDFDGD
- the lolA gene encoding outer membrane lipoprotein chaperone LolA, with amino-acid sequence MIKLSLRVAALASTAAIALCAWLPAHAATAQEQLHAFVSAVTAATGSFTQATSGGQQSQPRPPQSGTFSFQRPGRFKWSVQKPYEQLIVSDGKQVYQYDPDLAQVTVRKVDQAIGTSPAAILFGSGSLEQSFDVSALPAKDGLEWLRAKPRTTDAGFSRVDIGFKDNQPARIELLDAFGQTTRVDLSNIVPNPRISAQDFQFTPPKGVDVVNM